TCTGCCCAGTGTCCCTCTACATCTTCATACTGCTGTGGGTTATAAATCACCGAATAGGTACTATTAGTTAAGCTATTAATTTTAGCATAGTACTTTTTACCTATTACTATTATTTTTGTTGGTACATGGCAGAATGATCCATCGTGGTAAACCACTATACCTGTAGTTATTTTACTAGCTTCTACTCCCTCTGGTATGGCTATTGTTCTCTCTACATAGCTATTGTATTTTTTCACTTCTACAGTCTTATTTTTATAGCTGCACTTCACCGTAAAGTCTACTGGAGGCACTACCAAGGTTAGTTTATCTTTTTCAGCTGTCTTTTCAACTACTTTTATCATTTCCTTTGGTGTTCCACCAATTTCAATACCTACCTCAATATCCTCTAGATCAAGATCTTCTCCTAGTTGCTCTGAAACCTCATCTATATTAATCTGTTCAGCAGGTAGAGCATAAGAGGCTATTTGGGTTTGAATTTCTATTACTGCTTCTTTTTGCTCCATGGTTTTTACTATTTTCCCATTTAGCTTACTTTTAACTGTGCTTATTTTATTGCTTATTGGTATATGTACCACTGGCTTTTCCTCTTGCTCTAGTTTCTTTTGCAATTTCTTTTCGTCTACAGTTACTATTGTCACCCGCTTGCCGTTTTGATATTTAGTTTGAGATTTAGCTACAAATTGCTGCACCTCTCCATTTACCTCTACTGGTATCCATGTGCTTGAGCTTCCACTATTGCTTGGTTTTATCGCTGTAAAGCTCCATGTATCTTTATTGCTAATTCCTGCAAAAGCATTACCTGAGCTATCCTTGAAGCAAGTGTTATCTATTGCTACATAGTACTTAGTGGATTTTTGTAAAGGGTTTGTTAGGGTAGTGCTTGCAATATTATTTACAACTGATACCTTACTAACAGGTATTGCCTCTACTATGCTATCATCGCTATATTTTTTTAGTGTTATGTTACCTGTTCCTTTAACTATATTTTCAATAAAGGTCAGTTCTAAATTAGTGCTAGTTGATACTGATGTTGCTCCAGTTGCTGGGTTATATGCTGTTACTGTAGGGGCTACTGTATCCTCTGTTCCTGTTCCTTTTAGGGTAAAGTTAAGGGTGCTATTGGCTTTATCGTTAGTGGTAATAGTTACAGTTGCTGTTTTCTCACCCGTAGTGCTTGGATCAAATTTTATTTCAAAAATCGTCTCAGACCCTGGTAATACATCACCAGCAGCAGTTTGTATATAAAATCCACTTCCACTACAATTAAAAGAATCAACTAATAAAATATAGTTTCCTGAGTTATGTATTGTAAATACTTTAGTAGCAGAACCAGTATTAATATCTACATCACCAAAATCCGTATCGTTGCTTGTACTTGGGGCACCACCATTATTAATAACACGACTATTTCCAGTTACGCTCATAATCACAATTTCATTGTCTTTTGTAATTACATTTACTTTTTTGCTTAAGCTATTGTAGTCTGAAGCGGGGCTAGTTGAACTAATGTTTATATCGCTTGTTATATCCCCATCTAGGTCAGTATCGTCAACACCTGTTATTGTTACTAGGTGCTCTACATTCCATTTAGCGTTTTCTATTGTAATAGATGTACTAGATAAGGCTACTTCACTTTCATCTGTTGGTGCTAATGTTATTTTCACATCGTCTGTTGGTTGGGTTGCTAACTTAATAGCTATTTGATCTGTTGAACCTTCAGTAACACTAGTTGTACCGCCCGCTTCAATTATTATTAGATCTGGTACATCATTATCTACTGTTGTTACTTTAACTGCTTGATTTACTACTGAGTCGAAGTTATTATCACTTTCTGTACTATTTATACTTAATGTAATATTAGTATCTTGATTACCATCTTTTAAATAATCATCTACACCCGTTACTGTTACTGTTTGGGGATTGTTCCAATTAGAGTTTGTAAAGGTTAAGCTGTTTTTATCTAGGGTTAGTTCAGCTGTATTGGGGTTACTTATATCTAAAACAACATCTATTATTGGTTGGGCATCTAAAACTACGCTAAAGCTATCTGTAGCACCATCTTCTGCTACTGATGTATTGCCATTTGTTTGGGTTATGGTAAATCCTGCTGTATCATCGCTTGTTGTTGTAACAGAAACTGTTTTATTTAAATTATGATACTGACTATCACTGGTATCATTTTTTACGGCTATGCTAATATTTGAAGCTATATTGCCATCTATAAGGCTATCGTCAACACCTGTGAGTGTTACTGTTTTATTACTGTAGTCATCTTTAGTAAAGGTTAAGGCAGCTGGGCTAGCAGTTACTTCACCTGTATCTGAGCTACTAACTTCTAATACTACTTTATCTTGTGGTTCTGTATCTATAGCTATAGTAAAAGTGTCTGTTGAACCATTCTCACTAACTGTTTTCCCTGTTGTATCTGTTAGGGTTAATCCTGCTACATCATTATCCAATGTTAATACTGCAATTATTTGACCTATATTATGGAAATAAGGGTCACTATTTGTGCTATCTACACTTAAATTAATACTGGTTGTTATATAGCCGTCTATTAAATGATCATCTAGTCCTGTTACAGTTACTACCTGCTTAATATTCCAGTTATCTTTATTAAAGACTAGGCTAGTGGTGTCTAGTTCTACCTCACTAGTGTCCGATTTATTTATGTTGATTACAACATTATTTACAGGCTTTGCATCTAAAACTACTGTAAAGGTATCTGTAGTTCCTGCCTCACTTACTTCTGTATCTCCCGCTGTTTCTTCAACAGTAAAACCAGCTATCTCATTATCTTCTGTTGTTACTGATAGAGTATCTCTTAGGCTATGGTAATGGATATTACTACTTGAGTTATTTACGCCTAATTCAATTCCTACTTCTTTATCTCCATCTACAAAGGTATCATTTATAGCTGTTACAACTACTGTTTGTACCTTATCCCAATTAGAACTGGTAAATGTTAAGCTACTTTTACTAAGTGTTAACTCCTCGATGTTTAGAACAGTTAAGTCTATAACCACATTGTTAGCTGGCCTTGCATCTAATACTACGGCAAAGCAGTCTGTTGCTCCATTTTCAGTAACAGTAGTATTTCCATCTGTTTCAGTTACAGTAAAGCCTGCAACCTCATTATCTTCTGTTGTTACAACTAGAGTTTCGCTTACATTATGATAAGTTAGGTCACTATTTGAATTATTTACACTCAGGTTAATATTAGTGGTTACATTACCATCTACCAGGTTATCATCTAATCCTGTTACAGTAACAGTTTGAGCTTGATTCCAATCACTTGTTGTAAAGGTTAAGCTATCGTCACTAATTTTTATTTCTCCCACAGTAGATTTCGTTATATTTATAACTACATTACTGGTTGGTTTAGTATCTAGCACTACATCAAAGGTATCTGTAGTGGTTTCTTCTGACACTATCGTTTTATCTCCTGTTTGAATTAATGTTATGCCTGCTTCATCATCATCAACTGTTGTTACAGTAATCTTTTGATTAGCAATAGGGTCAAAGCTATCATCACTTTTTTCATCATTGATACTTACTGTTATATCTGTATTTTGATTTCCATCATCTATGTAATCATCTATTCCTGTTACTGTTACTGTTTGGGGATTGTTCCAATTAGAGTTTGTAAAGGTTAAGCTGCTTTTATCTAGGGTTAGTTCAGCTGTATTGGGGTTACTTATATCTAAAACAACATCTATTATTGGTTGGGCATCTAAAACTACGCTAAAGCTATCTGTAGCACCATCTTCTGCTACTGATGTATTGCCATTTGTTTGGGTTATGGTAAATCCTGCTGTATCATCGCTTGTTGTTGTAACAAAAACTGTTTTATTTAAATTATGATACTGACTATCACTGGTATCATTTTTTACGGCTATGCTAATATTTGAAGCTATATTGCCATCTATAAGGCTATCGTCAACACCTGTGAGTGTTACTGTTTTATTACTGTAGTCATCTTTAGTAAAGGTTAAGGCAGCTGGGCTAGCAGTTACTTCACCTGTATCTGAGCTACTAACTTCTAATACTACTTTA
This Clostridium sp. 'deep sea' DNA region includes the following protein-coding sequences:
- a CDS encoding S-layer homology domain-containing protein; its protein translation is MRIRLKFLAIVISVIIFLSITTTPAQAATSLNTGDIAFVGLNADGNDDFAFVLLKDIESGTILYITDEGWDDSTGFVDDGSDGILKCTVKQDLDAGTVVHIKTKGDNPVVSNDNIEVINEPNKPAMYLHFNGDQLFIYQGSDYTNPETLIAGIHYNYEIGTPSTTEENWDGGVSSGSTSALPNVLKDNNAAIWVYGIKNSQIIEKDNFMYNDESVTSGTPEVLREAINDLNNWDVDATNSTPYSINPLAYNFTVIQKPTATSFTVSSIYQDTAHTFKTTDFDRKNENKLDHVKITATPKIGSLWIDLNNSNTIDNEETALTVDSIVTKANLDNSQFKYINSNGHNSAFTFKVNDGAFDSDDIYTATLNVISQPTVTLILDPSSEINENGGTTNLKATLLHKFNKDITVNLAFSGVATNITDYTATSSIIIPSGQLFATTVLKGIKDTIYEEEESIIVDIDSVTNGRENGIQQVICKINDDSDKPLVTLEVSSTQILENNETCTITFHKTGSTTQDITVNLAVLSSGTTATGSSTDYNLASNTITIPANLNQATTILTSVQDTLDEEDETIIIDVDSVTGGTEDGTQQHTITILDDDDPPTVTLTIEKSNLAENSGQATLKATLSEESGKNITVNLAYTGDASNEDYVAPTIIKINAGDIENCITITSTNDNIAEGQERINVEITSVNNGTEKGEQAVTATISDNDVAGLTLTDTTGKTVSENGSTDTFTIAIDTEPQDKVVLEVSSSDTGEVTASPAALTFTKDDYSNKTVTLTGVDDSLIDGNIASNISIAVKNDTSDSQYHNLNKTVFVTTTSDDTAGFTITQTNGNTSVAEDGATDSFSVVLDAQPIIDVVLDISNPNTAELTLDKSSLTFTNSNWNNPQTVTVTGIDDYIDDGNQNTDITVSINDEKSDDSFDPIANQKITVTTVDDDEAGITLIQTGDKTIVSEETTTDTFDVVLDTKPTSNVVINITKSTVGEIKISDDSLTFTTSDWNQAQTVTVTGLDDNLVDGNVTTNINLSVNNSNSDLTYHNVSETLVVTTEDNEVAGFTVTETDGNTTVTENGATDCFAVVLDARPANNVVIDLTVLNIEELTLSKSSLTFTSSNWDKVQTVVVTAINDTFVDGDKEVGIELGVNNSSSNIHYHSLRDTLSVTTEDNEIAGFTVEETAGDTEVSEAGTTDTFTVVLDAKPVNNVVININKSDTSEVELDTTSLVFNKDNWNIKQVVTVTGLDDHLIDGYITTSINLSVDSTNSDPYFHNIGQIIAVLTLDNDVAGLTLTDTTGKTVSENGSTDTFTIAIDTEPQDKVVLEVSSSDTGEVTASPAALTFTKDDYSNKTVTLTGVDDSLIDGNIASNISIAVKNDTSDSQYHNLNKTVSVTTTSDDTAGFTITQTNGNTSVAEDGATDSFSVVLDAQPIIDVVLDISNPNTAELTLDKNSLTFTNSNWNNPQTVTVTGVDDYLKDGNQDTNITLSINSTESDNNFDSVVNQAVKVTTVDNDVPDLIIIEAGGTTSVTEGSTDQIAIKLATQPTDDVKITLAPTDESEVALSSTSITIENAKWNVEHLVTITGVDDTDLDGDITSDINISSTSPASDYNSLSKKVNVITKDNEIVIMSVTGNSRVINNGGAPSTSNDTDFGDVDINTGSATKVFTIHNSGNYILLVDSFNCSGSGFYIQTAAGDVLPGSETIFEIKFDPSTTGEKTATVTITTNDKANSTLNFTLKGTGTEDTVAPTVTAYNPATGATSVSTSTNLELTFIENIVKGTGNITLKKYSDDSIVEAIPVSKVSVVNNIASTTLTNPLQKSTKYYVAIDNTCFKDSSGNAFAGISNKDTWSFTAIKPSNSGSSSTWIPVEVNGEVQQFVAKSQTKYQNGKRVTIVTVDEKKLQKKLEQEEKPVVHIPISNKISTVKSKLNGKIVKTMEQKEAVIEIQTQIASYALPAEQINIDEVSEQLGEDLDLEDIEVGIEIGGTPKEMIKVVEKTAEKDKLTLVVPPVDFTVKCSYKNKTVEVKKYNSYVERTIAIPEGVEASKITTGIVVYHDGSFCHVPTKIIVIGKKYYAKINSLTNSTYSVIYNPQQYEDVEGHWAENICNEMGSRMIVAPSTDTNFKPNQEITRLYFTKTIVKALGIGDKGTVSKFTDVKQTDDYFGYVATALEYNLISGYAVDNTLRPHNKITREEAAALIVRTMKLAGLSVEITEQEIEQELNKFADKDQVGNWAKQVMALCIKNNLLKGNEKGQLCPKSNITKAELAAILYRLLTEAKLI